A single genomic interval of Aureliella helgolandensis harbors:
- the kdsB gene encoding 3-deoxy-manno-octulosonate cytidylyltransferase, with amino-acid sequence MSNSSSTAYPRLHQRSQIVIPARLASTRLPQKLLLRETGKPVLQHTFEAAGLAHRPSGITVAVDCPELAAAVTGFGGSSVMTDPLLPSGTDRVATVARQMPDVEIFVNVQGDEPEITGQAIDLVIEMLEKNPSAQVATLAAPIRERDRLEDPACVKVVRAGDGRALYFSRSPIPHARSWDDSMMQHEPPLFLQHIGIYAYRRDFLLTLNELPESQLEPVEKLEQLRFLEAGATIMVGLINHALKGIDTPADYRAFVQRQSRLTLVG; translated from the coding sequence ATGTCTAACAGTTCCTCCACTGCTTACCCACGTCTTCATCAGCGGAGTCAGATCGTGATTCCAGCTCGATTGGCTTCGACGCGTCTACCGCAAAAGCTGCTGTTGCGTGAAACCGGAAAACCGGTCCTGCAGCATACCTTTGAAGCGGCGGGCCTGGCGCATCGTCCTTCGGGCATTACCGTGGCGGTAGATTGTCCCGAGCTGGCTGCCGCGGTAACAGGCTTCGGCGGTTCTAGCGTCATGACCGATCCGCTGCTCCCCAGCGGCACCGATCGCGTGGCGACGGTTGCGCGACAGATGCCGGACGTGGAAATCTTCGTGAATGTTCAAGGTGATGAACCTGAGATAACCGGGCAGGCAATCGACCTCGTGATCGAGATGCTCGAAAAAAATCCATCCGCTCAAGTGGCTACGCTGGCGGCGCCGATTCGCGAACGCGATCGCCTTGAGGATCCGGCTTGCGTGAAAGTGGTACGGGCGGGAGATGGACGGGCACTCTATTTTAGTCGCAGCCCCATCCCGCACGCGCGCAGTTGGGATGATTCGATGATGCAGCACGAGCCACCTCTGTTCTTGCAGCACATTGGCATCTATGCCTACCGACGCGACTTTCTCTTAACATTGAACGAGCTGCCTGAAAGCCAGCTTGAGCCCGTTGAAAAACTCGAACAACTCCGCTTTCTAGAGGCGGGGGCAACCATCATGGTCGGCCTGATCAACCATGCCTTGAAAGGCATTGACACCCCGGCGGACTATCGCGCCTTTGTCCAGCGCCAAAGCCGTTTGACGCTGGTGGGTTAG
- a CDS encoding DUF1552 domain-containing protein, whose protein sequence is MTSPRISRRTLLRGTSAALGLPMLNCMLPKTRLLGATPAAAKPPVRLAWVFFPNGTNPDSWEPKKTGADWELTPSLASLKEHKQDVSILSGLAQVNARSLGDGPGDHARSAAAFLTGAHPVKTSGADMRAGKSADQFAAEHYGRATRLASIELGTEAGRAAGSCDSGYACAYSNNISWRTSTQPMAKEVNPKLAFERLFGNGAVGTQTGKKELLFQRSILDIVAEDAADLQRSLGYQDRQKLDEYFTSVRDVEQRIDRMTEPLPFDVSAQRPDEKPEDIQEHIRLMYDLMVLAFKTDTTRISTFMLGNEGSGKSYPMIGVKEGHHQLSHHQNDPDKVSKIAAIDKFFADQFAYFLQKMKDTPEGDGNLLDNSLILYGGAIRDGNRHDHHDLPILLAGRGGGRVTPGLHRRFDSETPLNNLYLSMLDMVGVDIKEFGDSTGRLDLNSSVA, encoded by the coding sequence ATGACCTCACCAAGAATATCACGCCGTACGCTGTTGCGTGGAACGAGTGCCGCTCTCGGACTTCCCATGTTGAACTGCATGCTGCCCAAAACGCGTCTGCTAGGGGCAACTCCAGCGGCAGCCAAGCCGCCGGTACGCCTAGCCTGGGTCTTTTTTCCCAATGGTACCAACCCCGACAGCTGGGAACCGAAGAAGACGGGTGCGGACTGGGAGCTGACTCCCTCGTTAGCCTCGTTGAAGGAGCATAAGCAGGACGTCTCGATTCTCAGCGGCTTGGCTCAGGTCAACGCGCGTTCGCTGGGAGACGGTCCAGGCGACCATGCCCGCAGTGCCGCCGCCTTTTTGACCGGTGCACACCCCGTCAAGACCAGCGGAGCGGACATGCGAGCGGGCAAGAGTGCCGATCAATTCGCCGCCGAGCACTATGGCCGCGCCACCCGGCTCGCATCGATCGAACTGGGAACCGAAGCGGGTCGTGCCGCCGGTTCCTGCGACAGTGGCTACGCCTGTGCCTATTCCAACAACATTTCATGGCGAACCTCCACCCAGCCGATGGCCAAGGAGGTCAATCCGAAACTGGCGTTTGAACGCTTGTTTGGCAACGGGGCCGTTGGCACGCAAACCGGCAAAAAAGAACTACTTTTCCAGCGATCCATCCTGGATATCGTGGCTGAAGACGCGGCCGACCTGCAGCGTTCTTTGGGCTACCAGGATCGCCAGAAGCTGGATGAGTACTTTACGAGCGTGCGAGACGTGGAACAGCGCATCGACCGCATGACCGAACCACTGCCATTCGACGTCTCTGCGCAGCGGCCCGATGAAAAGCCTGAGGATATCCAGGAGCACATTCGGTTGATGTACGACCTGATGGTGTTGGCGTTCAAGACCGACACCACGCGCATTAGCACCTTCATGCTCGGCAACGAGGGAAGTGGTAAGTCGTACCCCATGATTGGGGTCAAGGAAGGGCACCACCAACTCTCCCACCACCAAAACGATCCCGATAAAGTTTCGAAGATTGCAGCCATCGACAAGTTCTTTGCCGATCAGTTTGCCTACTTCCTGCAAAAGATGAAGGATACGCCAGAGGGCGATGGCAACCTGCTCGACAATAGCCTGATTCTCTATGGTGGAGCCATTCGCGATGGAAATCGCCACGACCATCACGACTTGCCGATCTTGCTGGCCGGTCGCGGTGGCGGACGAGTCACCCCGGGACTGCACCGCCGCTTTGACAGCGAGACTCCCCTGAATAACCTCTATCTTTCGATGCTGGATATGGTGGGGGTCGATATCAAGGAATTCGGGGATAGCACCGGGCGCCTCGATCTCAACAGCTCGGTTGCCTAG
- a CDS encoding CTP synthase produces the protein MTKHIFVTGGVVSSIGKGLTSASIGMLLEARGLRVRMQKLDPYINVDPGTMSPYQHGEVYVLDDGSETDLDLGHYERFTEGPLTRDSNYTTGQIYLSVIEKERKGQFLGKTVQVIPHITDEIKSVIRKVGEKDVDVVITEIGGTVGDIESLPFLEAIRQYPLIAGKENCLFIHLTLVPYLKAAGELKTKPTQHSVGQLRQIGIQPDILICRCEQSISRDEREKIALFCNLPTQAVIEERDKDFSIYEVPLSLVSNGLDEQICQRLGLSTQAPNLDPYNDILHRLRNPKHEISIAVVGKYAEHKDAYKSIYESLDHAGIHHHAQIRVGRIQSADIEDEGPESLLAGYDGILVPGGFGERGIEGKVQAVRYAREKGIPFFGICLGMQCAVIEYGRNVLGLDRAHSTEFDKDTPHPVICLLNEQREITHKGGTMRLGSQPAVLAKPSRSHTSYGSDTVAERHRHRYEFNNVYRQQFIDHGLQFTGTSPDGELVEIVELVDHPWFLAVQFHPEFKSKPTKAHPLFAGFVEATTQRRASRQPKPNP, from the coding sequence ATGACAAAGCATATTTTCGTAACCGGCGGCGTCGTCAGCTCGATCGGTAAGGGGTTGACGAGTGCCTCAATTGGCATGTTGCTGGAAGCTCGCGGGCTCCGCGTACGGATGCAAAAACTCGATCCGTACATCAATGTCGATCCGGGCACGATGAGCCCATACCAGCACGGCGAAGTCTACGTGCTCGACGACGGCAGCGAAACGGACCTCGACCTCGGGCACTACGAACGATTTACCGAGGGGCCGCTGACTCGCGATTCCAACTACACCACCGGTCAAATCTACCTGTCGGTGATTGAGAAGGAGCGCAAGGGCCAATTCTTAGGGAAAACCGTCCAAGTCATTCCCCACATCACCGACGAGATCAAAAGCGTCATTCGTAAAGTGGGCGAAAAAGATGTCGATGTCGTCATTACCGAAATCGGGGGAACGGTCGGCGATATCGAAAGTCTCCCGTTCCTGGAAGCCATACGGCAGTACCCCCTGATCGCTGGCAAAGAGAACTGCCTGTTCATTCACTTGACCCTCGTGCCCTACCTCAAAGCAGCCGGCGAGCTCAAGACCAAGCCGACTCAGCACTCGGTCGGGCAACTGCGTCAAATTGGAATCCAGCCCGATATCCTGATCTGCCGCTGTGAGCAGTCCATTTCGCGTGACGAACGCGAGAAGATTGCCTTGTTCTGCAATTTGCCAACCCAAGCGGTCATCGAGGAGCGGGATAAAGATTTTTCGATCTATGAGGTACCACTGAGCCTCGTCTCCAACGGCCTGGACGAACAGATTTGCCAGCGTCTCGGCCTGTCGACCCAGGCTCCGAACCTCGATCCCTACAACGACATTCTTCACCGCCTGCGGAATCCCAAGCATGAGATTAGCATCGCTGTCGTTGGGAAATACGCCGAGCACAAAGATGCTTACAAGTCGATCTACGAATCGCTCGATCACGCCGGCATCCATCACCATGCCCAAATCCGTGTCGGTCGTATCCAAAGTGCAGATATAGAGGACGAGGGCCCTGAAAGTCTGCTCGCCGGATACGATGGCATCCTTGTTCCCGGTGGTTTTGGCGAACGCGGTATTGAAGGCAAGGTCCAAGCGGTGCGCTACGCGCGGGAAAAGGGCATTCCCTTCTTTGGAATATGCTTGGGCATGCAGTGCGCTGTCATCGAGTACGGCCGCAATGTCTTAGGACTCGATCGCGCCCACTCGACCGAGTTCGACAAGGATACCCCGCACCCGGTCATTTGCCTGCTCAACGAACAACGCGAGATTACGCACAAGGGTGGCACCATGCGTCTGGGAAGCCAACCCGCCGTACTCGCCAAACCGTCTCGCTCCCATACGTCCTATGGAAGCGATACCGTCGCCGAGCGCCACCGCCATCGCTACGAATTCAACAACGTCTACCGTCAACAATTCATCGACCACGGGCTCCAATTCACAGGCACCAGCCCCGATGGCGAATTGGTGGAAATCGTGGAATTGGTCGATCACCCCTGGTTCTTGGCCGTACAATTTCACCCTGAGTTTAAATCCAAGCCCACGAAGGCTCATCCGCTCTTTGCAGGCTTCGTGGAAGCGACCACTCAACGGCGGGCAAGTCGCCAGCCCAAACCCAATCCGTAG
- a CDS encoding trypsin-like peptidase domain-containing protein yields MTAVICPTCHHPLQADGKANRPDLLIRAEIVEAPAMATALPGLNTIDSPVSANPSPRFPQPSARRENRPVRKSVLWFIPVVLLSLLLVGIIGWGEFRFSLPAEMFSAFFPLDHSDDAPPPSPKISGGVLSSGLQETPQAPQLASATPAALPLHSQPSNQQARPSAAPPVASAIGKQEDADTNTLVDSNVTAIATLADVIELAEKSVVRLEVRGVDGESLGSGFVVDTEGTFITNCHVLAGAHTAVAHFPNGISSTVTGTLLIDTSRDIVVGRLSGKDAPAISIANELPRKGERVTALGAPHGLAFTATNGIISAVRAAEEIGPKRQGTWIQIDAALSPGNSGGPLINSRGEVVGMSTLASQGTSQNLNFGISGRDIDESLGRAMTATLQSLSEGVAKVRMEDGQTGAGENPDQILGLAAIAPAAFEAYIQAGEKEFKDLLLGLRSESARLNTALKEARRGATFIPPNLQQEGGAVVRMVGPNRRSHRWFFQSEQVKQTAIEHLQKRIKTYARLRTEIESPEDSESLHALLWNYGPPLEVRADHSIGYVSDLLVLHAFNAHDVLVMLNETPFLLWAPSTTGMSSGEILSGPVYVNGTATTELRNGLTTSVTVLQLVSEQQLRESVENHLGAREEFRLWSDKTGTFTVEAKILGQNVSEVVLQRRDGSIITVPIASLSEADQARIEL; encoded by the coding sequence TTGACTGCGGTTATCTGCCCAACCTGTCATCACCCGCTCCAGGCAGATGGCAAAGCAAACCGTCCTGACCTCCTGATTCGAGCAGAAATTGTAGAAGCGCCAGCCATGGCGACGGCGCTTCCTGGCTTGAACACGATCGATTCCCCGGTGAGTGCAAATCCCTCGCCCCGTTTTCCCCAACCCTCAGCGCGGCGCGAGAATCGCCCTGTGCGCAAGTCCGTGTTATGGTTCATTCCGGTGGTGCTGCTGAGCCTGTTACTTGTCGGAATCATTGGCTGGGGAGAATTTCGATTTAGCCTGCCCGCTGAAATGTTCTCCGCGTTTTTCCCTCTGGACCACTCGGATGATGCTCCACCTCCATCCCCCAAGATTTCCGGTGGAGTGCTGAGCTCTGGCTTGCAAGAGACGCCCCAGGCACCGCAATTAGCTTCTGCCACTCCAGCCGCGTTGCCCCTCCACAGCCAGCCCTCGAATCAGCAAGCGCGTCCCAGTGCTGCTCCACCTGTCGCCAGTGCGATCGGTAAACAAGAAGACGCGGATACGAACACCCTGGTAGACTCAAACGTCACGGCCATCGCCACGCTCGCGGATGTGATTGAACTGGCGGAAAAGAGTGTCGTGCGACTGGAAGTCCGTGGTGTCGACGGCGAGAGTTTGGGCAGTGGGTTTGTGGTGGACACAGAGGGTACATTTATTACTAATTGCCACGTTCTGGCTGGGGCACACACGGCAGTCGCTCATTTCCCCAACGGTATATCATCCACGGTCACTGGCACACTACTGATCGATACATCCCGAGACATCGTGGTCGGACGTCTGTCGGGAAAAGATGCTCCCGCGATCTCGATTGCCAACGAACTCCCTCGCAAAGGCGAACGCGTTACCGCACTCGGCGCACCCCATGGCCTAGCCTTTACAGCGACCAATGGAATCATCAGTGCCGTCCGCGCCGCAGAGGAAATCGGCCCGAAGCGGCAGGGGACTTGGATTCAAATCGACGCGGCCCTGTCACCTGGCAATAGCGGCGGCCCCTTGATCAATTCCCGTGGCGAAGTCGTGGGCATGAGCACTTTGGCATCTCAGGGCACCTCCCAAAACTTAAACTTTGGCATTTCGGGGCGCGACATTGACGAATCGCTAGGCCGCGCAATGACCGCCACACTCCAATCGCTCTCCGAGGGCGTCGCTAAGGTCCGCATGGAAGACGGACAGACTGGAGCTGGAGAGAATCCGGACCAAATCCTAGGCTTAGCAGCCATCGCTCCCGCAGCGTTTGAAGCCTACATTCAGGCTGGCGAAAAGGAATTCAAAGATCTCCTACTGGGCCTCAGAAGCGAATCAGCGCGCTTGAACACGGCCCTGAAGGAGGCGCGTAGAGGGGCGACCTTCATTCCGCCCAATCTACAGCAGGAGGGAGGCGCCGTTGTCCGCATGGTCGGTCCCAATCGGCGTTCCCATCGCTGGTTCTTCCAGTCAGAGCAGGTCAAACAAACAGCCATCGAGCACTTGCAAAAAAGGATCAAAACCTACGCCCGCTTGAGAACAGAGATCGAGAGTCCCGAAGACTCCGAATCGCTTCACGCGCTATTGTGGAACTATGGACCGCCGCTGGAAGTCCGCGCCGACCACTCCATCGGTTACGTCAGCGACCTGCTGGTTCTGCACGCCTTCAACGCCCATGATGTGTTGGTCATGCTCAATGAAACTCCCTTCTTGTTGTGGGCCCCTTCGACCACGGGCATGTCGTCCGGAGAGATCCTTTCGGGCCCCGTCTATGTCAATGGAACCGCCACCACAGAGCTGCGCAATGGGCTAACGACTTCAGTTACCGTCTTGCAATTGGTCTCGGAGCAGCAACTCCGGGAATCCGTAGAAAACCACCTCGGCGCGCGCGAGGAATTTCGGCTATGGAGTGACAAGACGGGTACCTTCACTGTTGAGGCTAAGATCCTAGGCCAGAACGTTTCGGAAGTGGTCCTACAGCGGCGTGACGGCTCAATCATCACCGTTCCCATCGCCTCTCTCTCGGAGGCAGATCAAGCTCGCATAGAGCTTTAG
- a CDS encoding sensor histidine kinase codes for MDESELVKQFHELAELAGSLAHEIKNPLSVIHMNADLLSEELSDFDWPGRRRAEAKVDMIRQQCQRMEHLLRDFLRYAGMRDLEMTPGDLNEQVDTVLRLYQAQADKSNIDVLRYLDTDLPSILLHSDSLQGALINLVKNAFESMEDGGEFVVRTYTTPRGVALDLIDTGCGMDDGTAIHMFEPFYSTKNGGSGLGLPTARKIIEAHGGRISVQSEMGRGTKFMLEFPTPARIS; via the coding sequence ATGGACGAGAGCGAACTGGTCAAACAGTTTCACGAACTGGCAGAATTGGCTGGCTCGTTGGCCCACGAGATCAAGAATCCGCTGTCGGTTATTCATATGAATGCAGACCTCCTGAGCGAGGAGCTGAGCGATTTTGATTGGCCTGGCCGTCGGCGGGCGGAAGCCAAAGTCGACATGATTCGCCAACAATGCCAGCGAATGGAGCATTTGCTCCGCGATTTCCTGCGATACGCCGGCATGCGCGACCTGGAAATGACCCCCGGCGATCTCAATGAACAAGTCGATACCGTACTGCGTCTCTATCAAGCTCAGGCCGACAAGTCCAACATCGATGTCCTAAGGTATCTCGATACCGACCTGCCCAGCATCCTGCTACACAGCGATTCCCTCCAAGGCGCCTTGATCAATTTAGTGAAAAACGCGTTTGAATCGATGGAGGACGGCGGGGAATTTGTCGTGCGAACCTACACAACCCCCAGAGGCGTGGCTCTTGATTTAATCGACACCGGCTGTGGTATGGACGACGGCACGGCAATCCACATGTTCGAGCCCTTCTACTCCACCAAGAATGGCGGTTCCGGGCTGGGGCTACCGACGGCCCGCAAGATTATTGAGGCGCATGGTGGCCGAATTAGCGTTCAGAGTGAAATGGGACGTGGGACGAAGTTCATGCTCGAGTTTCCCACCCCCGCTAGAATTAGCTAG
- a CDS encoding DUF1592 domain-containing protein — protein sequence MAFSRFDARPCMLGLLILQWLGHASPNPVFAEDSTNTVEVAAADDASAAASQLAAEVEYWNQEVRPFLQTYCYDCHSGEGSEADIDFSVYDSPEQLTSQRPRWNQVRGMLEIGAMPPADYDPLPELKEREVIADWIDRKINSVDCNVVHDPGRVTLRRLNRVEYDNTLRDLLGVDFSVSEMIGFPSDDVGNGFDNQGDVLTLSPLQLEKYLAAAQTVTDRILVLDPTPLLTQQVSGKGLFATEQFDAPFDFAAGSYRIEVSMEYGDNNDQTVPVALLLDGQEIQRWDVGGLRAVYKARHDFPAGQGKLSVRFVEDPNTEETRDKDRRILIEYLKLNGPKDGEPVYPLHHQRIVSSVPSAEKSVEQAALEIFQPMIRRAFRREPREIDVSRVVGLVKMASEQGESFPKAVSYGIQSILVSPNFLFRIENTPSQSEEEKEEVAASDPANPATATEALNDYALASRLSYFLWASMPDDELLDLARDGQLHHPETLKQQSLRMLKDPKSKMLVERFFGQMLGLGNLKVADPDKKKFPLWNDRLRDAMRKETHLFCQELIQEDLPLTTLLNGNFTFVNPRLAELYGMQFDGRAPADLYQVGDDQKSRRKNDRSGVYEDEDRWIRVELPSARRGVLTQASILTLTSHPTTTSPVKRGTWILENIFGDPPPPAPPNVPAFGDTQTEHGNLSLREQLAIHRANPSCASCHNVMDPLGLGFEHYDPIGSWRDKDNGHEIDAAGKLADGRTFNGSNELVALLESSIPQISRHFSSKLLTYALGRGLEPYDYCAIDDITASAAENEYRLSSFVQAVVTSEPFSKRRIFRENQE from the coding sequence ATGGCATTCAGTCGTTTCGACGCGCGCCCATGTATGCTCGGTCTGCTCATTCTGCAGTGGCTTGGGCATGCTAGCCCCAATCCAGTCTTTGCAGAAGACTCTACCAATACGGTCGAGGTTGCGGCCGCCGATGACGCGTCTGCGGCAGCCTCTCAGTTGGCTGCGGAGGTCGAGTATTGGAACCAAGAAGTCCGTCCGTTCTTGCAGACCTATTGTTACGATTGCCACTCGGGCGAAGGCTCGGAAGCGGACATCGATTTTTCGGTCTACGATTCTCCCGAGCAACTCACTTCTCAACGTCCGCGTTGGAATCAAGTACGGGGCATGTTGGAGATCGGGGCGATGCCTCCGGCCGATTACGACCCGCTGCCCGAACTCAAAGAGCGAGAGGTCATTGCCGACTGGATTGACCGAAAGATCAACTCGGTCGACTGCAACGTGGTACATGATCCCGGGCGAGTTACCCTGCGGCGTCTCAACCGAGTGGAGTACGACAACACATTGCGTGATTTGTTGGGTGTCGATTTTTCCGTCTCCGAAATGATTGGATTTCCCTCCGATGATGTTGGCAATGGTTTTGACAATCAGGGCGATGTGCTGACCCTATCACCGCTGCAACTCGAAAAATATTTGGCGGCTGCACAAACGGTAACGGATCGCATCCTAGTACTCGATCCGACTCCGCTGCTCACCCAGCAAGTCTCAGGCAAGGGGCTCTTTGCCACCGAACAATTCGACGCACCTTTCGATTTTGCAGCTGGCAGCTACCGAATCGAGGTCAGCATGGAGTATGGAGACAACAACGACCAGACCGTTCCTGTGGCGCTATTGCTGGATGGACAGGAAATCCAGCGCTGGGACGTGGGGGGCCTGCGAGCGGTTTACAAAGCGCGGCATGACTTCCCAGCTGGGCAGGGCAAACTAAGTGTCCGCTTTGTGGAGGACCCCAATACCGAGGAAACTCGTGACAAAGATCGCCGCATTCTAATCGAATACCTGAAACTCAATGGGCCCAAGGATGGTGAGCCGGTCTATCCGTTGCATCACCAACGGATCGTGAGCTCCGTCCCGTCCGCCGAGAAATCGGTCGAGCAGGCGGCCTTGGAGATCTTCCAGCCCATGATTCGCCGAGCCTTCCGTCGCGAACCGCGAGAGATCGATGTTTCGCGCGTCGTCGGCCTGGTCAAAATGGCTAGTGAGCAGGGAGAATCGTTCCCGAAGGCGGTGTCGTACGGAATTCAGAGTATTTTGGTGTCCCCCAATTTTCTGTTCCGTATTGAAAACACTCCGAGCCAATCCGAGGAGGAGAAGGAGGAGGTAGCAGCCAGCGATCCCGCCAACCCCGCGACGGCCACCGAAGCCTTGAACGACTACGCGCTAGCCTCGCGCCTATCCTACTTTCTGTGGGCCAGTATGCCCGATGATGAATTGCTCGATCTGGCTCGTGACGGACAGCTGCACCACCCCGAGACGCTCAAACAGCAGTCGCTGCGGATGTTGAAAGATCCCAAAAGCAAGATGTTGGTCGAACGCTTCTTCGGCCAGATGCTGGGGTTGGGGAACCTCAAGGTCGCAGACCCCGACAAGAAAAAATTCCCGCTGTGGAACGATCGCTTGCGGGATGCAATGCGCAAGGAAACTCACCTCTTCTGCCAGGAGCTCATCCAGGAAGACCTGCCGCTGACCACACTGCTCAACGGCAATTTCACCTTCGTCAATCCTCGCTTGGCGGAGCTGTACGGGATGCAATTCGATGGGCGGGCTCCGGCAGACCTGTATCAGGTGGGGGACGATCAAAAGTCTCGGCGCAAGAATGATCGCAGCGGCGTCTACGAGGACGAGGATCGCTGGATTCGCGTGGAGCTGCCGAGTGCACGCCGTGGCGTGCTGACTCAGGCCTCGATCCTGACGCTGACCTCCCATCCGACCACGACGAGCCCAGTGAAGCGGGGTACCTGGATCCTAGAGAATATTTTTGGGGACCCACCTCCCCCAGCTCCACCCAATGTGCCTGCTTTTGGTGATACACAAACGGAGCATGGCAATTTGAGCCTGCGGGAACAGCTGGCCATTCACCGCGCCAACCCGAGCTGTGCAAGCTGCCACAACGTCATGGACCCCCTTGGGCTGGGGTTCGAGCACTACGACCCCATCGGTAGCTGGCGGGACAAGGACAACGGGCACGAGATCGACGCCGCTGGAAAGCTGGCCGATGGCCGCACATTCAACGGTTCCAATGAATTGGTTGCGCTGCTGGAAAGCAGCATTCCCCAGATTTCTCGACATTTTTCGAGCAAGTTGCTGACCTACGCGCTGGGGCGGGGTTTAGAACCCTACGACTACTGTGCCATCGACGACATTACCGCCAGTGCTGCAGAAAACGAGTACCGGCTGTCAAGTTTTGTTCAAGCTGTTGTAACGAGCGAGCCGTTCAGTAAACGGCGAATTTTTAGGGAGAATCAAGAATGA
- a CDS encoding DUF1844 domain-containing protein has translation MPNDDQEPKIIIDEDWKSQVERERSELAAKDQESETSSDDQVKTNDDDATSTGGSTEQLPPASLPLLITTLVTQSMAAMGQIPGDDGNPMPVNLNYAKHFIDLLAVLEEKTKGNLSEDEKGYIDEALHQMRLLYVSATQASSSQE, from the coding sequence ATGCCGAACGACGATCAAGAACCAAAGATTATCATCGATGAAGACTGGAAGAGCCAAGTCGAACGCGAGCGATCGGAACTTGCTGCCAAAGATCAAGAATCGGAAACTTCATCCGACGATCAAGTGAAAACCAACGACGATGATGCGACTTCAACAGGTGGCTCCACTGAACAACTCCCACCTGCCTCGCTCCCACTGCTGATCACGACGCTCGTCACCCAATCAATGGCCGCTATGGGACAGATCCCTGGAGACGACGGCAACCCCATGCCCGTCAATCTCAATTACGCAAAGCACTTCATTGACCTGCTAGCGGTACTCGAGGAAAAGACGAAGGGTAACCTTAGCGAGGACGAAAAGGGCTATATCGACGAAGCCCTGCACCAAATGCGGCTACTCTACGTCTCCGCAACCCAAGCGTCCTCCTCCCAAGAATAA
- a CDS encoding MazG nucleotide pyrophosphohydrolase domain-containing protein, with the protein MTTSDQAKPDVSLTDFQAKIRDMYYEKDVQRGIDGTFMWLMEEVGELASALRQGTHEERCGEFADVLAWLTTIANVAGVDLGQAIQDKYGTGCPGCGRLVCTCPMQEKP; encoded by the coding sequence ATGACGACCTCTGATCAAGCTAAACCAGACGTATCGCTGACCGATTTCCAAGCCAAGATCCGTGACATGTACTACGAGAAAGATGTGCAGCGCGGAATCGACGGCACGTTCATGTGGCTGATGGAAGAGGTTGGCGAGCTGGCGTCGGCACTTCGCCAAGGAACGCATGAGGAGCGCTGCGGCGAATTCGCGGACGTACTGGCTTGGCTGACCACCATTGCCAACGTGGCTGGAGTCGATTTGGGGCAAGCGATCCAGGATAAGTATGGCACCGGTTGCCCAGGTTGCGGGCGTCTCGTGTGCACCTGCCCCATGCAAGAAAAACCGTGA